Proteins from one Lacrimispora sphenoides genomic window:
- a CDS encoding ABC transporter substrate-binding protein, giving the protein MRKSKMLLSCLLAVAVSASTLAGCGGGNSTSGGKGSESVSSTNNNGKNENVVTFSMSEDVYTWDTMGQPVVPFYSIQLLIYDMLVRTDHAGSYEPGLATEWSVSDDGLDWTFKLREGVKFHNGEEFNAECVKATLERGAFDTTLNMNFLWSDIEEVEVADDYTAIIHCKKPIGDMLNQLTYMPMLPAKALVEHGEELFKTNPGTGAWKFDSWDPGNEAVFVRNDDYWDWGENKSNVDKIIYKPISEDTTRVSSMRTGEFDLISNIPPDQVEVLAGSEGVVVDSQPGTTISWMALQSGAGKPFADKNVRLALTHAIDRQLIVESILGSGSPAFWPVMEGVTGYDKELEAKYNQYDPELAKQLLADSSYNGEEVYFMAIDGKVPRTKEVLQAVMSMMTEAGFKVKLEIMEGATFVSKRSAGDYDIAFSNVFYNNGSPWRHMITHWLSDSCNTEMENPEVTALLTEAKETIDLDKQNELLKEAFTLIMEDGGRMCYFINLDTINAYSDKLSGVNAYNDTIIDLSRVMKN; this is encoded by the coding sequence TAATAACGGAAAAAACGAAAATGTTGTAACCTTTTCCATGTCGGAGGATGTCTATACCTGGGATACGATGGGGCAGCCGGTGGTGCCGTTTTACAGTATCCAGTTACTGATTTATGATATGCTGGTACGAACCGATCATGCAGGAAGCTATGAACCTGGGTTGGCGACGGAATGGAGTGTATCGGATGATGGACTTGACTGGACCTTTAAATTGAGAGAAGGGGTCAAATTCCACAATGGCGAGGAATTTAATGCGGAATGTGTCAAAGCTACACTGGAACGAGGAGCATTTGATACAACCCTGAATATGAATTTCCTTTGGTCTGACATTGAAGAAGTAGAAGTGGCGGATGATTATACGGCAATTATACATTGTAAAAAACCGATTGGCGATATGCTCAATCAGCTGACTTACATGCCGATGCTGCCGGCGAAAGCATTGGTGGAACATGGCGAAGAGCTGTTCAAAACCAATCCGGGCACCGGAGCATGGAAATTTGACAGCTGGGATCCGGGCAATGAGGCTGTGTTTGTAAGAAATGATGATTACTGGGATTGGGGAGAGAACAAATCTAATGTTGATAAAATTATTTACAAACCAATCTCTGAAGATACCACTCGTGTATCCAGTATGAGAACCGGTGAGTTTGATCTCATTTCCAATATTCCGCCGGATCAGGTGGAGGTTTTGGCAGGCAGTGAGGGCGTTGTTGTGGATTCCCAGCCAGGTACCACCATTTCCTGGATGGCACTCCAGAGCGGGGCAGGAAAACCATTTGCTGATAAGAATGTGCGTCTGGCTCTGACTCATGCGATTGACAGACAGTTGATTGTAGAAAGCATCCTTGGCTCCGGTTCGCCTGCCTTTTGGCCGGTCATGGAAGGGGTGACCGGTTATGATAAGGAACTGGAAGCGAAATATAATCAATATGATCCGGAACTGGCAAAGCAGTTATTGGCTGACAGCAGTTATAATGGCGAAGAAGTTTATTTTATGGCGATTGATGGAAAGGTTCCGCGAACCAAAGAGGTGCTTCAGGCGGTTATGTCGATGATGACCGAGGCCGGATTTAAAGTAAAACTGGAGATTATGGAGGGAGCTACTTTCGTTTCCAAACGTTCCGCAGGAGATTATGACATTGCCTTTTCTAACGTATTTTATAATAACGGTTCCCCATGGCGTCATATGATTACTCACTGGCTGTCTGACTCTTGTAATACGGAAATGGAAAATCCGGAAGTAACCGCATTGCTCACAGAAGCCAAAGAAACTATCGACTTAGATAAGCAGAATGAATTATTGAAAGAAGCGTTTACCTTGATAATGGAAGATGGCGGCAGAATGTGCTATTTTATCAACCTGGATACCATCAATGCTTATTCTGACAAATTGAGCGGAGTGAATGCGTATAATGACACCATTATCGATTTGTCCAGAGTAATGAAAAATTAA